The Polycladomyces zharkentensis genome window below encodes:
- the hisIE gene encoding bifunctional phosphoribosyl-AMP cyclohydrolase/phosphoribosyl-ATP diphosphatase HisIE: MDGQIDISAIRWDERGLVPVIVQDAVSKEVLTLAYMNETALKKTMDTGETWFWSRSRQSLWHKGETSGHTQRVVSLHWDCDRDALLVKVIPNGPACHTGAVSCFRPVDPSGEVTATDRFDILNRLESLIARREAERPEGSYTTYLFEKGLDKILKKVGEEAAEVIIAAKNESHEELRYETADLLYHLLVLLRHAKLPLDDVLAELRGRYADQKE; the protein is encoded by the coding sequence GTGGACGGTCAAATCGACATAAGCGCGATCCGATGGGACGAACGCGGTCTTGTTCCCGTCATCGTCCAGGACGCGGTGAGCAAGGAAGTGCTGACGCTGGCCTATATGAACGAAACCGCGTTGAAGAAAACGATGGACACCGGGGAAACCTGGTTTTGGAGCCGTTCACGCCAATCGCTCTGGCACAAAGGGGAAACGTCGGGTCATACGCAACGCGTTGTTTCCCTCCATTGGGATTGTGACCGGGACGCTCTGTTGGTCAAGGTGATCCCCAACGGACCGGCCTGCCACACTGGTGCGGTCAGTTGTTTTCGCCCCGTTGATCCATCCGGGGAAGTAACGGCGACAGACCGATTCGACATCCTCAACCGGTTGGAATCCCTGATCGCCCGGCGTGAGGCGGAACGCCCGGAAGGTTCCTACACCACGTATCTGTTTGAAAAAGGACTGGACAAAATCCTGAAAAAAGTGGGCGAAGAGGCAGCCGAGGTGATCATCGCCGCCAAAAACGAATCGCATGAAGAACTGCGCTACGAAACAGCCGATCTGCTATACCATCTGTTGGTGTTGCTCAGGCACGCCAAGCTGCCGTTGGACGACGTATTGGCTGAATTGCGCGGGCGGTACGCCGATCAGAAGGAATAG
- the hisF gene encoding imidazole glycerol phosphate synthase subunit HisF encodes MITKRIIPCLDVKDGRVVKGVSFQQLRDAGDPVELARLYDREGADELVFLDISASHEGRKTMVDVVQSAAAQLTIPFTVGGGIGSVEDMFQLLRAGADKVSINTSAILNPRLIEDGARRFGSQCIVVAIDAKYDPERGDWFVYTHGGRRETGKRAVEWAKEAVDRGAGEILLTSMDQDGQKDGYDLALTRAVAEAVRVPVIASGGAGEARHFYEAFEEAGADAALAASIFHYQELSIEEVKRYLADKGVNVRWTVKST; translated from the coding sequence ATGATCACCAAACGGATCATTCCCTGCTTGGATGTAAAAGACGGACGCGTGGTCAAGGGTGTTTCCTTCCAACAACTGCGTGATGCCGGTGATCCCGTGGAACTGGCCCGTCTGTATGACCGGGAAGGAGCGGATGAACTGGTCTTTCTGGATATCTCCGCTTCCCACGAAGGGCGCAAAACGATGGTCGACGTGGTGCAAAGCGCCGCGGCGCAACTGACGATCCCCTTTACGGTCGGAGGCGGCATCGGTTCGGTGGAGGACATGTTCCAGCTCCTTCGTGCCGGTGCGGACAAGGTGTCGATCAATACTTCCGCCATTTTGAATCCCCGGCTGATCGAAGACGGTGCCCGCCGGTTCGGCAGCCAGTGCATCGTCGTTGCGATCGACGCCAAATACGATCCCGAACGGGGCGATTGGTTCGTTTACACGCACGGCGGCAGACGGGAAACAGGCAAACGTGCCGTCGAATGGGCCAAGGAAGCGGTCGATCGCGGAGCGGGCGAGATTCTGCTCACCAGCATGGACCAGGACGGACAAAAGGACGGTTACGATTTGGCACTCACCCGCGCAGTGGCGGAAGCGGTACGCGTGCCGGTCATCGCTTCCGGCGGGGCCGGGGAAGCACGCCACTTTTATGAGGCTTTCGAAGAAGCGGGAGCGGATGCGGCACTGGCGGCGTCCATCTTCCACTATCAGGAGCTTTCCATCGAAGAAGTGAAGCGGTATTTGGCGGACAAAGGAGTGAACGTGCGGTGGACGGTCAAATCGACATAA
- the hisA gene encoding 1-(5-phosphoribosyl)-5-[(5-phosphoribosylamino)methylideneamino]imidazole-4-carboxamide isomerase, with protein sequence MSFVVYPAIDLRGGRCVRLYQGDYDAETVYAQDPVAVARQFAREGARWLHVVDLDAARSGEAVNEDVIRAIVAAVDIPVQVGGGVRTRERLERLWSIGVQRAVIGSAAIDDPEFVRAALADYGDRIALGVDAREGRVATHGWLKTAEVSAEELAVEMARHGAETFIFTDISRDGTLQGPNVEAVRSLARACGKQVIASGGVRDVSDLAELASHRQEGVAGAIVGRALYTGDIRLSEAVRAVESEETAP encoded by the coding sequence ATGAGTTTCGTCGTATATCCGGCGATCGATTTGCGCGGCGGACGATGCGTCCGCTTATACCAAGGCGATTACGATGCGGAAACGGTGTACGCCCAAGATCCCGTCGCAGTGGCGCGGCAGTTTGCGCGGGAGGGGGCGCGATGGCTCCACGTGGTGGATCTGGACGCGGCACGTTCCGGTGAAGCGGTCAACGAGGACGTGATCCGTGCCATTGTGGCCGCGGTGGACATCCCGGTGCAAGTGGGGGGCGGCGTGCGCACGCGCGAGCGGCTGGAGCGTTTGTGGTCCATCGGTGTGCAGCGGGCGGTGATCGGCTCCGCTGCCATTGACGATCCGGAGTTTGTCCGTGCGGCGTTGGCCGATTACGGGGACCGAATTGCGCTGGGTGTCGATGCGCGGGAGGGACGCGTCGCCACCCACGGATGGTTGAAAACGGCCGAAGTGAGCGCCGAAGAATTGGCTGTGGAGATGGCCAGACACGGTGCGGAAACGTTCATTTTCACGGACATTTCTCGGGACGGCACGCTGCAAGGTCCCAATGTCGAAGCGGTGCGCTCGCTGGCCCGCGCCTGCGGCAAGCAGGTAATCGCATCCGGCGGCGTGCGGGACGTGTCCGATCTGGCGGAGCTGGCCAGCCACCGACAGGAAGGCGTGGCCGGGGCCATCGTGGGCCGGGCGCTGTATACCGGCGACATCCGATTGAGCGAGGCGGTTCGTGCCGTTGAAAGTGAGGAGACAGCCCCATGA
- the hisH gene encoding imidazole glycerol phosphate synthase subunit HisH, with product MIAIVDYGMGNLHSVSKALERMGFEYAVTEDPEVLRNADALILPGVGAFGDAMRELGERGLDNVIREEALAGKPLLGICLGMQLLFTSSEEHGYHQGLNLLPGHVVPFTGEMKVPHMGWNWLSFDRPHPFFSGIEEGHVYFVHSYHVQADNPEDVWAVTDYHGPVTAIVGRGHIVGMQFHPEKSGELGLALLKRFAERCQEKVGMV from the coding sequence ATGATTGCCATCGTGGATTACGGGATGGGCAATTTGCACAGCGTCAGCAAGGCGCTGGAACGCATGGGATTTGAATACGCGGTGACGGAAGATCCCGAAGTGCTCCGAAATGCCGACGCGCTGATTCTCCCCGGAGTGGGTGCGTTCGGTGACGCGATGCGGGAACTGGGAGAGCGCGGTTTGGACAACGTCATCCGCGAGGAGGCATTGGCAGGCAAACCGCTGTTGGGTATCTGCCTCGGGATGCAGTTGCTGTTTACCAGCAGCGAGGAACACGGATACCATCAAGGATTGAACCTGCTGCCGGGTCATGTGGTGCCGTTTACCGGTGAGATGAAAGTGCCGCACATGGGATGGAACTGGTTGTCGTTTGACCGGCCGCATCCGTTTTTCAGCGGCATCGAGGAAGGGCACGTCTATTTCGTCCACTCCTATCACGTTCAGGCGGATAATCCCGAGGATGTATGGGCGGTGACGGATTATCACGGACCCGTCACGGCGATTGTGGGTCGCGGCCATATCGTGGGTATGCAGTTTCATCCGGAGAAAAGCGGTGAATTGGGCCTGGCCCTTCTGAAACGATTTGCCGAGCGCTGTCAGGAAAAGGTGGGAATGGTATGA
- the hisB gene encoding imidazoleglycerol-phosphate dehydratase HisB: MRERMAEIKRKTNETDIVVRLNLDGTGRTQLDTGVPFLEHMLDLFAKHGLFDLEVTARGDIHIDDHHTVEDIGICLGMALAEALGDKKGIRRYGNAFVPMDETLGQVVVDLSNRPHLEFRAEFPDRRVGTFTVELVHEFFWKLALSARMNLHIILHYGRNTHHMIESLFKAAGRALDEATQIDPRVKGVPSSKGVL; this comes from the coding sequence ATGCGTGAGCGAATGGCGGAAATCAAGCGGAAAACCAACGAAACGGACATTGTGGTCCGGCTCAATCTGGACGGAACGGGACGGACGCAATTGGACACAGGCGTCCCTTTTTTGGAGCACATGTTGGATCTGTTCGCCAAACACGGTCTGTTTGATCTGGAAGTGACCGCACGCGGGGACATCCACATTGACGATCACCATACCGTGGAGGACATCGGCATTTGTTTGGGCATGGCATTGGCGGAAGCGCTGGGGGACAAGAAAGGGATTCGCCGCTACGGCAACGCGTTTGTCCCGATGGATGAAACGCTGGGTCAGGTGGTCGTCGATCTGTCCAACCGGCCGCACCTGGAGTTCCGGGCCGAATTTCCCGATCGGCGGGTCGGTACGTTTACCGTTGAATTGGTCCATGAGTTTTTCTGGAAGTTGGCGCTGTCGGCGCGGATGAACCTGCATATCATCCTGCATTACGGACGCAACACCCACCATATGATCGAATCGCTGTTCAAGGCGGCGGGACGGGCGCTGGACGAGGCGACCCAGATCGACCCGCGCGTCAAAGGCGTACCTTCATCCAAAGGAGTGCTGTGA